One region of Spirochaetota bacterium genomic DNA includes:
- a CDS encoding XdhC family protein, protein MSNRSGAPRLFRHIDTLLDSDEPFATATIIDKTGSGPRDRGARMVITESGKTFGSVGGGLLESAILRMSGEVISSRRAALVRFSLDGEIVDASAMACGGLMEALIEPLDRTMAGPRAVFGKIAERLALRKRSFIVTAIDDAGASGVQTRTALLGEEGFIAGDPEALKDIEGNVVETEAPLTVPERGGSLRRYIEPVKPADTVYLFGAGHICRSLEPLCRLVGFETCVIDDRADFACPALFPGADRIILAASYDGAFDDIVIDGNAALVIVTRGHAFDAAVLYRALRSEAGYIGMIGSARKREVCYAEMRRRGLGDGDIARVRCPVGLPIGAETPEEIAVSIVAELVSTRSARETHAAE, encoded by the coding sequence ATGAGCAACAGATCGGGGGCGCCGCGGCTTTTTCGCCATATCGACACTCTGCTGGATTCGGATGAGCCCTTTGCGACGGCCACCATCATCGATAAAACAGGCTCCGGCCCGAGGGACAGGGGGGCCCGCATGGTCATAACCGAATCGGGAAAGACCTTCGGGAGCGTCGGCGGCGGACTCCTCGAATCGGCAATATTGCGAATGTCCGGCGAGGTTATATCCTCCCGCAGGGCCGCCCTGGTGCGTTTTTCACTGGACGGAGAAATTGTCGACGCTTCGGCCATGGCCTGCGGCGGCCTGATGGAAGCACTTATCGAACCCCTTGACCGGACCATGGCCGGGCCCCGCGCCGTATTCGGTAAAATCGCGGAACGCCTCGCCCTCAGGAAAAGAAGCTTCATTGTCACAGCCATCGACGACGCCGGCGCCAGCGGAGTCCAAACGCGCACCGCCCTCCTGGGAGAGGAGGGATTCATCGCCGGGGACCCGGAGGCGCTGAAGGATATCGAAGGGAACGTCGTTGAAACGGAGGCGCCCCTGACGGTCCCGGAAAGGGGGGGGTCCCTTCGCCGCTATATCGAGCCGGTGAAGCCGGCGGACACGGTCTATCTCTTCGGCGCAGGGCATATCTGCCGGAGCCTGGAGCCGCTCTGCAGGCTGGTCGGATTCGAAACCTGCGTGATCGACGACCGCGCGGATTTCGCCTGCCCCGCCCTGTTCCCCGGGGCGGACCGGATCATTCTTGCTGCATCCTACGACGGCGCCTTCGATGACATCGTCATAGACGGGAACGCCGCCCTGGTCATCGTCACGCGGGGCCACGCCTTCGATGCCGCCGTTCTCTACCGGGCCCTTCGGTCCGAAGCGGGATACATCGGCATGATCGGCAGCGCCCGCAAGCGCGAGGTCTGCTACGCGGAGATGCGCAGGCGCGGTCTCGGTGACGGCGATATCGCCAGGGTTCGCTGCCCCGTGGGCCTTCCCATCGGCGCGGAAACCCCGGAGGAAATCGCGGTAAGCATCGTAGCCGAGCTGGTGTCAACCCGGTCCGCCAGAGAGACCCATGCCGCGGAATGA
- a CDS encoding SGNH/GDSL hydrolase family protein: protein MIKKAILAILAIAAAGGLLVGNAYYQAVKTPSNNVEGTLKTAVGSDKKIAVCLGDSITHGTVSFDYVKHLSDDPALRDFVFVNEGINSRLAYHLLPLVGRVAALKPRYIFILIGTNDLKGSLSKEEYRRYDELWSLPQRPTKKWFTETYKLLVDELKAKTGARITLISIPPLGERADSEPFRLAADYSKAIKEIASEKKVSYIPLNEILSAELDRRGKKDVKPYSMDEGFMYRSIAKRYLLRKTWDTISDDRGLLFMPDNIHLNERGGKILAERIKMTLTGPGK from the coding sequence ATGATCAAGAAAGCGATACTCGCCATCCTTGCCATTGCCGCAGCCGGCGGCCTCCTCGTGGGGAACGCCTATTACCAGGCCGTAAAAACGCCTTCGAACAATGTCGAGGGGACGCTTAAAACGGCTGTCGGATCTGACAAGAAGATCGCGGTCTGCCTCGGCGACAGCATCACCCACGGCACCGTCAGCTTTGATTACGTGAAGCACCTCTCCGATGACCCGGCATTGCGGGACTTCGTCTTCGTCAACGAAGGGATCAACAGCAGGCTGGCGTACCACCTGCTGCCCCTCGTCGGCAGGGTGGCGGCCCTGAAACCGCGCTATATTTTCATTCTGATCGGCACCAATGACCTGAAGGGGTCCCTTTCGAAGGAGGAATACCGCCGCTACGATGAGCTATGGAGCCTCCCCCAAAGACCGACAAAGAAATGGTTCACCGAAACCTATAAACTTCTGGTGGACGAGCTCAAGGCAAAAACAGGGGCGCGGATCACCCTCATATCCATACCGCCCCTGGGAGAGCGGGCCGACAGCGAACCCTTCAGGCTTGCCGCCGATTATTCAAAGGCGATAAAGGAGATCGCGTCGGAGAAGAAGGTGTCGTATATCCCCCTCAATGAAATCCTTTCCGCAGAGCTTGACCGGCGGGGAAAGAAGGACGTGAAGCCCTACAGCATGGACGAGGGATTCATGTACAGATCGATCGCGAAGCGCTATCTCCTGCGCAAGACCTGGGACACTATCTCCGACGACCGGGGACTGCTCTTCATGCCCGACAATATTCACCTGAACGAGCGGGGCGGAAAGATACTGGCGGAACGGATAAAAATGACACTGACAGGACCGGGTAAATGA